A window from Corynebacterium urogenitale encodes these proteins:
- a CDS encoding sigma-70 family RNA polymerase sigma factor, producing MTATEDTDAAIQAVVPRAVDGDRRALQELINLIHPQVVRYCRARLTAYKYPTPDDVAQEVCLAVAKSINSYEDKGLPFMAFVFRIAANKVVDARRAHSRDVSQPTDEIPDEEVVTATPESEMLVLDSCNEVAGLLDLLSDKAKEILTLRIFGGYSAEETAQILGTSAGAVRVAQFRALAKLKAHLEKQQDKFSARDS from the coding sequence ATGACAGCTACAGAGGACACAGACGCAGCCATACAGGCTGTGGTGCCCCGCGCTGTCGATGGTGATCGCCGGGCACTTCAGGAACTCATCAACCTCATCCACCCCCAGGTGGTGCGGTACTGCCGTGCACGTCTCACGGCCTACAAATACCCCACCCCGGATGATGTCGCCCAAGAAGTGTGTTTGGCCGTTGCGAAATCCATCAATTCCTATGAAGACAAAGGTCTTCCATTTATGGCCTTTGTCTTCCGGATCGCGGCAAACAAGGTGGTGGATGCGCGCCGCGCACATTCCCGCGATGTGTCCCAGCCAACCGACGAGATCCCGGACGAGGAAGTGGTGACCGCCACACCTGAATCGGAGATGTTGGTGCTCGATTCGTGTAACGAGGTGGCTGGTCTGCTCGATTTATTGAGTGACAAGGCAAAAGAAATCCTGACACTCAGGATTTTCGGAGGCTATTCCGCTGAAGAAACGGCCCAGATTTTGGGCACCTCGGCGGGAGCGGTGCGGGTGGCACAATTCAGAGCCCTCGCAAAATTGAAGGCGCACCTTGAGAAACAGCAGGACAAATTTTCTGCGAGAGATTCGTAG
- a CDS encoding WhiB family transcriptional regulator, producing MPQPHQLPGPTSSVWEWQLEGACRGADSSVFFHPDGERGRARAIREHRAKAICAECPVMMACRQHALEVGEPYGIWGGMSESERDAILRPTSRNRHRRLSA from the coding sequence ATGCCTCAGCCTCACCAGCTCCCAGGACCAACTTCTTCCGTCTGGGAGTGGCAGTTGGAAGGCGCCTGCCGTGGTGCCGACTCTTCCGTCTTCTTTCACCCCGACGGCGAACGCGGCCGCGCCCGAGCCATTCGTGAACACCGAGCCAAGGCTATCTGCGCCGAGTGCCCAGTGATGATGGCTTGCCGCCAGCACGCCCTTGAGGTCGGTGAGCCATATGGAATCTGGGGCGGGATGTCAGAGTCTGAGCGGGATGCGATTCTGCGACCAACCTCCCGTAACCGCCACCGCCGACTCTCCGCCTAA
- a CDS encoding FAD-dependent oxidoreductase gives MSSSTTSPTPRRRVVIVGGVAGGMSTATRLRRRDEHVEIVVLEKSGHVSFANCGLPYYIGGVIENRSELLLQTPEALWGRFRIDVRIHTQAMSIDAQAREVSIHNLRTGEEDSIAYDELVLSPGASPLIPPIPGIERAFPLRTIEDTDAMRAAVESAQDGDHAVVIGGGFIGVEMAENLMHAGLKVTLVERNPHIMGILDQEMAVQVQQRLVDNGVELRTRAEVVEITEDSVVLKSGQKLPATLVVAALGVKPETDLLEGSGIALAENGAILVDERLRTNVEHIFALGDAATTRDAIDGSDAVVPLAQTANRHGRLLADILMGDDVSTRPVNATSILGIFGLQVATTGWNERKLREAGQKPRVIMTHPVNHAGYYPGAAGMTMKLLVDPETDAILGAQVIGEAGADKRIDVIATAMQSGVTASGLMDLELAYAPQFGSAKDPVNILGYIADNLRTGRARHITWNELDERIAAGNATVIDVRTAAEYAAGNIPGAINLPLDEVRERAEEIPDGELIIHCQVGLRGHVAERLFAELGHADVLNLTGGYRTWKDAHSVEGDS, from the coding sequence ATGAGCAGCAGTACTACATCCCCTACGCCACGTCGCCGCGTTGTTATCGTCGGTGGGGTCGCGGGCGGAATGTCCACCGCCACACGCCTGCGCCGACGCGATGAGCACGTGGAGATCGTCGTCCTGGAAAAGAGTGGCCACGTATCTTTCGCCAACTGTGGCTTGCCCTACTACATCGGTGGGGTCATTGAGAATCGCAGCGAACTATTGCTGCAAACTCCGGAGGCTTTGTGGGGCCGTTTTCGCATCGATGTGCGCATCCACACTCAGGCTATGAGCATTGACGCGCAAGCCCGAGAAGTATCGATCCACAATCTTCGCACGGGTGAAGAAGACAGCATTGCTTACGATGAGCTTGTCCTCTCCCCAGGCGCCAGCCCACTGATCCCACCCATTCCGGGCATTGAGCGAGCATTTCCACTTCGCACTATTGAGGACACTGATGCCATGCGAGCTGCAGTGGAGAGTGCGCAGGATGGCGACCACGCCGTTGTGATTGGTGGGGGCTTCATCGGCGTGGAAATGGCAGAAAACCTCATGCACGCGGGCCTGAAGGTCACGCTAGTGGAGCGTAATCCGCACATCATGGGCATTCTCGACCAAGAAATGGCCGTGCAGGTCCAGCAGCGACTGGTGGATAACGGCGTGGAGCTGCGCACCCGAGCCGAGGTTGTTGAGATCACCGAAGATTCGGTCGTGCTTAAATCTGGCCAAAAGCTGCCGGCCACGCTCGTCGTCGCGGCTCTCGGTGTGAAGCCAGAGACAGACTTGTTGGAAGGTTCGGGAATTGCGCTGGCGGAAAATGGGGCGATCCTCGTCGATGAACGTTTGCGCACGAACGTTGAACACATCTTCGCCCTCGGTGACGCGGCAACCACGCGCGATGCAATCGACGGCAGTGATGCCGTGGTGCCTCTCGCTCAAACCGCCAACCGTCACGGCCGTCTGCTCGCAGACATCCTCATGGGCGACGACGTCAGCACGCGCCCCGTCAACGCGACCTCCATTCTTGGCATCTTCGGATTGCAAGTGGCCACGACAGGGTGGAACGAGCGCAAGCTGCGCGAGGCAGGGCAAAAGCCTCGGGTGATTATGACCCACCCGGTGAATCATGCGGGCTACTACCCAGGCGCTGCTGGTATGACGATGAAGCTGCTCGTCGATCCGGAGACGGATGCCATCCTGGGCGCACAGGTGATCGGCGAGGCAGGTGCCGATAAACGTATCGACGTCATCGCGACCGCCATGCAGTCTGGTGTCACCGCAAGCGGGCTCATGGATTTGGAACTGGCCTATGCCCCGCAGTTTGGATCAGCAAAAGATCCGGTCAACATCCTTGGCTACATCGCTGACAATCTGCGCACGGGGCGTGCGCGGCACATCACGTGGAACGAGCTCGATGAACGCATTGCAGCTGGCAACGCGACAGTCATCGACGTGCGCACAGCAGCTGAGTATGCTGCGGGCAATATTCCGGGCGCCATCAATCTTCCGCTCGATGAGGTCCGCGAACGTGCCGAAGAAATTCCCGACGGCGAACTCATCATCCACTGTCAGGTCGGCTTGCGTGGCCATGTGGCGGAGCGGCTTTTTGCTGAGCTGGGGCATGCGGATGTGCTCAACCTCACTGGTGGCTACCGCACATGGAAGGACGCCCATAGCGTTGAGGGTGACAGCTAG
- the guaB gene encoding IMP dehydrogenase, which translates to MTNQQPVSTGGDDPNKVALVGLTFDDVLLLPDASDVIPSEVDTATQLTRNIKLNIPILSAAMDTVTEARMAVAMARQGGIGVLHRNLSIEDQAQQAEIVKRSEAGMVTDPVTASPEMTIQEVDDLCARYRISGLPVVDDEGLLVGIITNRDMRFEEDFSRKVGEVMTTMPLVVAQEGVSAEAALRLLSENKVEKLPIVDGAGKLTGLITVKDFAKREKYPHAAKDVSGRLLVAAGIGTGEDAWNRAGALVDAGVDALIVDTAHAHNKGVLDMVSRVKKNFGDRVDVIGGNLATRGAAQAMIDAGADAIKVGIGPGSICTTRVVAGVGAPQITAIMEASAAAHKAGVPIIADGGMQFSGDIAKALAAGASTVMLGSMLAGSEETPGETVTINGKQYKRYRGMGSMGAMQGRGLTGEKRSYSKDRYFQADVKSEEKLVPEGIEGRVPFRGTVESLLHQHVGGLRAAMGYTGAATVADLHKAKFVQITGAGLRESHPHDVQGIMEAPNYNPNR; encoded by the coding sequence GTGACCAACCAGCAGCCTGTATCCACCGGTGGTGACGATCCGAACAAGGTAGCCCTGGTAGGACTGACTTTCGATGATGTTCTCCTGCTCCCCGACGCATCAGATGTCATCCCCAGCGAGGTCGATACTGCAACCCAGTTGACCCGAAACATCAAGCTCAACATCCCGATTTTGTCCGCAGCAATGGACACCGTCACTGAGGCCCGCATGGCCGTCGCCATGGCGCGACAGGGTGGCATCGGCGTGCTGCACCGCAACCTCTCCATCGAAGACCAAGCCCAGCAGGCCGAGATCGTGAAGCGTTCCGAGGCGGGCATGGTCACCGACCCAGTGACCGCGTCGCCAGAGATGACAATTCAGGAGGTCGATGATCTCTGCGCTCGCTACCGCATCTCTGGCCTGCCCGTTGTCGACGACGAAGGCCTGCTGGTTGGCATCATCACCAACCGTGACATGCGATTCGAAGAGGACTTCAGTCGCAAGGTCGGCGAGGTCATGACCACGATGCCCCTAGTTGTCGCCCAGGAGGGTGTATCCGCGGAGGCCGCGCTCCGGCTGCTGTCCGAAAATAAGGTAGAGAAGCTGCCGATCGTTGACGGCGCAGGCAAGCTCACCGGTCTGATTACGGTGAAGGACTTCGCCAAGCGCGAGAAGTACCCACACGCCGCCAAGGACGTCTCCGGCCGTCTGCTCGTTGCTGCAGGAATCGGAACTGGTGAGGATGCCTGGAACCGTGCGGGTGCCCTCGTCGATGCCGGCGTGGACGCACTCATTGTCGATACAGCACACGCACACAACAAGGGCGTGCTGGACATGGTGTCCCGCGTGAAGAAGAACTTCGGTGATCGCGTTGACGTGATTGGCGGCAACCTCGCCACCCGTGGGGCAGCCCAAGCAATGATCGACGCAGGTGCGGATGCGATCAAGGTCGGTATCGGCCCAGGTTCTATCTGCACCACTCGCGTGGTTGCGGGCGTGGGTGCCCCACAGATCACTGCCATCATGGAAGCCTCCGCCGCCGCTCACAAGGCGGGTGTGCCCATCATCGCCGATGGCGGAATGCAGTTCTCCGGTGACATCGCCAAGGCTCTGGCCGCCGGCGCTTCCACCGTCATGCTGGGATCGATGCTCGCCGGTTCGGAAGAAACCCCAGGCGAGACGGTGACCATCAACGGCAAGCAGTATAAGCGCTACCGTGGAATGGGCTCCATGGGTGCTATGCAAGGTCGCGGACTGACCGGCGAGAAGCGCTCCTATTCCAAGGATCGCTACTTCCAAGCTGACGTGAAGTCCGAAGAGAAGCTGGTTCCCGAAGGTATCGAAGGGCGCGTTCCTTTCCGGGGCACCGTCGAATCCCTGCTGCACCAGCACGTCGGCGGCCTGCGTGCCGCCATGGGCTACACCGGTGCGGCCACGGTCGCTGATCTGCACAAGGCTAAGTTTGTGCAGATCACTGGTGCTGGCCTGCGCGAGTCTCACCCGCACGATGTTCAGGGCATCATGGAAGCTCCGAACTACAACCCGAACCGCTAG
- a CDS encoding DUF5319 domain-containing protein translates to MPLDPFADDPNDPASLLEPDDDYPPLSDEEMKALREDLANVKDFRRYLEPRGIRGVSMLCDDCDEVHYYDWGIIESNITTLLQHRIVPVHEPGAKPNPNDYVTWDYCLGYADAMDFAFQPGRPRFPWNR, encoded by the coding sequence ATGCCTTTGGACCCATTCGCGGACGACCCGAATGATCCGGCCTCTTTATTGGAGCCGGACGACGATTACCCTCCCCTGTCTGACGAGGAGATGAAGGCCTTGCGGGAGGACTTGGCGAATGTGAAGGATTTCCGTCGTTACCTCGAGCCACGTGGCATCCGCGGAGTTTCCATGCTGTGCGATGACTGCGATGAGGTGCACTATTACGACTGGGGCATCATCGAATCGAATATCACGACTCTCCTGCAGCACCGCATTGTTCCGGTGCATGAGCCTGGCGCGAAGCCCAATCCCAATGATTACGTCACCTGGGATTATTGCCTAGGCTATGCGGACGCGATGGACTTCGCCTTTCAGCCGGGTCGCCCGCGTTTCCCCTGGAACCGTTAA
- a CDS encoding Y-family DNA polymerase yields MTALWFPDWPVYALSRSKGWNVLEPAAVVKEHRVFACNAAARTAGVKQGMKQRHALATCPHLLMAEDDTAQQLAVHEDVLLALEDVAAGVETLRPGLVAFPMDSLAKYYGGEDRAVELLLDAAVRMGADCLAGTADDVVTAVWAARAGKNIAPGCGADFVASLPVEALVSEVALGYPRELVDLLRQLGVRTLGQFAQLPRTDVSTRCGSSAVQWHRIACGEVERDVAPRRDVPPIEVRQDMDTPIVNTETAAFVARQVAVRLHSELFAVGDACLRLAVRAYVAPPPGCEGPTVIERVWRCREPLTEEETAQRVRWQLDGWITRLRAGMAKGGHADEDADIDTDWLGGDIGIEALELVPVETVPAGRVEMALWGGPDEGIRAARAAAGRAQALIGVQRVLRPIHCGGRAVAGRVVTVPYGDDDPEVVSALPTKQWEGELLFPLPSLVGVKEEKKNPAATHPAARVRVVDEAGVPVSVTGRGVFSGVPRWLEWGTKRLVITGWAGPWPVDEGWWARGKRYARVQVSTEKEGAYLLVCQGARWRIEATY; encoded by the coding sequence GTGACTGCCCTGTGGTTTCCTGACTGGCCGGTCTATGCGCTGAGTCGAAGTAAAGGCTGGAATGTGCTGGAGCCTGCGGCGGTGGTGAAAGAGCATCGTGTTTTCGCGTGCAATGCGGCGGCGCGGACGGCGGGTGTGAAGCAGGGGATGAAGCAGCGGCATGCGCTCGCTACGTGTCCCCACCTGCTGATGGCGGAGGATGACACAGCACAGCAGTTGGCTGTTCATGAGGATGTGCTCTTGGCCCTCGAGGACGTTGCGGCGGGCGTGGAGACCCTTCGGCCGGGCTTGGTGGCGTTTCCGATGGATTCGCTGGCGAAGTATTACGGTGGGGAAGATCGGGCGGTGGAGTTGTTGCTCGATGCTGCGGTGCGCATGGGGGCTGATTGTCTGGCGGGAACGGCTGATGATGTGGTGACAGCGGTATGGGCGGCGCGTGCTGGCAAGAACATCGCTCCCGGTTGTGGCGCGGACTTTGTGGCGAGTTTGCCGGTAGAAGCACTGGTGAGTGAGGTGGCTTTGGGGTATCCGCGTGAGCTGGTGGATTTACTGCGGCAGCTGGGTGTGCGCACGCTGGGGCAGTTCGCTCAGCTGCCGCGGACAGATGTCTCTACGCGGTGTGGGAGTAGTGCTGTGCAGTGGCACCGCATTGCGTGCGGCGAGGTGGAGCGCGATGTGGCACCAAGGCGTGATGTGCCACCGATCGAGGTGCGTCAGGATATGGATACGCCCATCGTTAACACGGAGACCGCGGCCTTTGTGGCACGTCAGGTGGCGGTTCGTCTGCACTCGGAACTTTTTGCGGTAGGTGATGCGTGCCTCCGCCTGGCTGTGCGTGCGTATGTGGCGCCGCCTCCGGGTTGTGAGGGGCCGACTGTCATCGAACGCGTGTGGCGTTGCCGGGAGCCGCTGACGGAGGAGGAGACGGCGCAGCGCGTGCGCTGGCAGCTTGATGGTTGGATTACACGCTTACGGGCGGGGATGGCGAAGGGTGGTCACGCTGACGAAGATGCTGATATCGACACTGATTGGCTCGGTGGCGATATTGGGATCGAGGCTCTGGAGCTGGTGCCGGTGGAAACGGTTCCCGCCGGTCGCGTGGAGATGGCCCTGTGGGGTGGCCCGGATGAAGGGATCCGCGCGGCGCGTGCTGCTGCTGGTCGGGCGCAAGCTCTGATTGGAGTGCAGCGAGTGCTGCGCCCCATACATTGCGGTGGTCGCGCGGTGGCCGGTCGCGTGGTGACCGTTCCTTATGGCGATGATGATCCTGAAGTAGTGAGTGCATTGCCAACGAAGCAGTGGGAGGGGGAGCTGCTGTTTCCGCTGCCATCGCTCGTGGGGGTCAAGGAGGAAAAGAAGAATCCAGCGGCTACGCATCCTGCAGCCCGCGTGCGAGTTGTGGATGAGGCAGGGGTTCCCGTTTCTGTGACTGGGCGCGGTGTGTTCTCAGGTGTGCCGAGATGGCTGGAATGGGGAACGAAGCGACTCGTCATTACAGGTTGGGCGGGTCCATGGCCTGTCGATGAGGGCTGGTGGGCACGGGGCAAACGCTATGCGCGTGTGCAGGTCAGCACGGAAAAAGAAGGAGCCTACTTGCTGGTGTGTCAGGGGGCCCGATGGCGCATTGAGGCAACCTATTGA
- a CDS encoding sucrase ferredoxin, translated as MPTRRNPRAGLAPAQLDSDAHRVGSVCSTFTGEQLAGTAKPGQVVLALEYPRGWGHDILDGEALGEELAGKIKAFLKANNAQLQFIRQPGREGQSKPEGSKSVLFISWSRGVVDSTDPVAERMEVDGPESILELDLTRPGNTPGAERIDHPLLLICTHGKRDRCCAVRGRPLAVALSAHYDGEQVWESSHTKGHRFAPSMLLLPANYSYGRMAVGGATELLEHAQRGEMWLQGNRGRGIYDSPSQVAEIVVARRLQREGHTPRQGALIVTAATLSDLVSLFSAKSASSTAREPETALGPSHRSTADLGYRLVEDAESGRKWGVQLQRRASVPVVASCGDSPKQSMSWVATTVIELR; from the coding sequence ATGCCTACCCGGAGAAACCCCCGCGCCGGCCTCGCCCCGGCCCAGCTGGATTCCGACGCACATCGTGTCGGATCCGTATGCTCTACCTTCACAGGTGAGCAACTGGCGGGCACGGCAAAACCAGGGCAAGTGGTCCTCGCGCTCGAATACCCGCGGGGCTGGGGGCACGACATCCTTGACGGAGAAGCGCTCGGCGAAGAACTCGCAGGGAAGATCAAAGCTTTCCTCAAGGCAAATAATGCGCAACTGCAGTTCATTCGTCAGCCAGGTCGTGAAGGGCAGTCAAAGCCAGAAGGTAGCAAGTCGGTGCTGTTCATCAGCTGGTCTCGCGGCGTGGTGGACTCCACAGATCCCGTCGCGGAGCGGATGGAAGTGGATGGGCCGGAATCAATTCTTGAGCTCGACCTCACGCGGCCTGGGAACACTCCGGGCGCTGAGCGCATCGACCACCCACTCCTGCTCATCTGCACCCACGGTAAGCGCGACCGCTGTTGTGCGGTGCGAGGCAGGCCCCTCGCAGTAGCTCTCTCGGCCCACTATGACGGGGAACAGGTATGGGAATCCTCCCACACAAAGGGCCACCGTTTCGCCCCGTCGATGCTGCTCCTGCCGGCTAATTACTCCTACGGTCGAATGGCTGTGGGAGGTGCCACTGAACTGCTAGAACATGCGCAGCGCGGGGAGATGTGGTTGCAAGGAAACCGAGGCCGCGGGATTTACGATAGTCCCAGCCAGGTGGCGGAGATTGTCGTCGCACGGCGATTGCAGCGGGAGGGGCATACGCCCCGGCAGGGCGCGCTCATTGTCACGGCTGCAACGCTATCCGACTTGGTGTCCCTATTCTCCGCGAAGAGCGCTTCCTCCACAGCTCGTGAACCGGAAACGGCTCTTGGCCCTTCCCATCGGTCAACGGCGGACTTGGGCTACCGGCTGGTAGAGGATGCGGAATCGGGAAGAAAATGGGGCGTGCAATTGCAGCGCCGTGCTTCGGTTCCCGTGGTTGCCTCGTGCGGGGATTCGCCGAAGCAATCGATGTCCTGGGTGGCAACAACAGTCATCGAGCTACGTTAA
- the guaA gene encoding glutamine-hydrolyzing GMP synthase has translation MTDNTQSPRPVLVVDFGAQYAQLIARRVREANLYSEVVPHTMSAEEVAAKNPAALILSGGPSSVYADGAPKLHDGLLELGVPVFGICYGFQAMTNALGGTVSKTGRREYGRTQISVTGGELHAGLSEQHQVWMSHGDAVSEAPEGFSVTATSEGAPVAAFECLEKRMAGVQYHPEVLHSPHGQEVLRRFLVEVARLEPTWTAGNIAEQLIEQVREQVGPEGRAICGLSGGVDSAVAAALVQRAIGDRLTCVFVDHGLLREGEREQVERDFVAATGAKLVTVDEREAFLNKLSGVTDPEAKRKAIGAEFIRSFERAVAGVLESAPEGSSVDFLVQGTLYPDVVESGGGSGTANIKSHHNVGGLPDDVEFKLVEPLRLLFKDEVRAVGRELGLPEVIVARQPFPGPGLGIRIIGEVTEDRLATLRRADAIAREELTAAGLDNTIWQCPVVLLADVRSVGVQGDGRTYGHPIVLRPVSSEDAMTADWTRIPYDVLETISTRITNEVEDVNRVVLDVTSKPPGTIEWE, from the coding sequence CTGACAGACAACACGCAATCCCCGCGCCCAGTCCTCGTCGTGGACTTTGGCGCCCAGTACGCGCAGCTCATCGCCCGTCGCGTCCGTGAGGCGAACCTCTATTCTGAGGTTGTGCCGCACACGATGTCGGCGGAGGAGGTGGCGGCAAAGAATCCCGCCGCTTTGATCCTTTCCGGTGGTCCTTCCTCTGTGTATGCCGATGGCGCTCCGAAGCTCCACGATGGTTTGTTGGAGCTGGGAGTCCCTGTCTTCGGTATCTGTTATGGCTTCCAAGCGATGACCAATGCCCTCGGAGGCACCGTCTCCAAGACGGGTCGCCGAGAGTACGGTCGCACCCAGATTTCTGTGACGGGCGGCGAGTTGCACGCGGGACTCAGCGAGCAGCACCAAGTGTGGATGAGCCACGGTGACGCTGTGTCCGAAGCCCCAGAGGGCTTTTCCGTGACGGCGACCTCTGAGGGTGCGCCTGTGGCTGCCTTCGAATGCCTGGAAAAGCGCATGGCGGGCGTGCAGTACCACCCAGAGGTATTGCACTCTCCCCACGGGCAGGAAGTGCTTCGCCGCTTCCTGGTGGAGGTTGCGAGGCTTGAACCGACATGGACTGCCGGCAATATCGCCGAACAGCTCATCGAGCAGGTTCGCGAGCAGGTAGGACCTGAAGGTCGCGCCATCTGCGGACTGTCTGGTGGTGTGGATTCCGCGGTGGCGGCAGCCCTCGTGCAGCGCGCGATTGGTGACCGCTTGACCTGTGTGTTCGTCGATCACGGCCTCCTGCGTGAGGGAGAGCGTGAGCAGGTCGAGCGCGACTTTGTGGCGGCTACTGGTGCCAAGTTGGTGACTGTCGATGAGCGCGAGGCGTTTCTCAACAAGCTTTCCGGCGTGACTGATCCGGAAGCCAAGCGGAAGGCGATCGGTGCAGAGTTCATCCGTTCCTTTGAGCGCGCTGTCGCCGGTGTGCTCGAGTCTGCTCCGGAAGGCTCCTCCGTGGACTTCCTGGTGCAGGGCACTTTGTACCCAGATGTCGTGGAATCCGGTGGCGGCTCCGGTACCGCGAATATCAAGAGTCACCACAACGTGGGCGGTCTCCCCGACGATGTGGAGTTCAAGCTCGTCGAGCCGCTGCGCCTACTGTTCAAGGACGAAGTGCGTGCCGTTGGCCGTGAGCTTGGCCTGCCCGAGGTAATCGTCGCACGTCAGCCGTTCCCTGGCCCTGGTCTGGGTATCAGGATTATCGGCGAGGTCACTGAGGACCGCCTTGCCACGCTGCGCCGTGCTGATGCAATCGCCCGCGAGGAACTCACGGCTGCTGGTCTGGATAACACCATCTGGCAGTGCCCTGTCGTTCTGCTGGCGGATGTGCGCTCTGTGGGCGTGCAGGGTGATGGCCGCACCTATGGCCACCCCATCGTGCTGCGCCCGGTCTCCAGTGAGGATGCGATGACTGCCGATTGGACGCGTATTCCTTATGACGTGCTGGAGACGATCTCTACCCGCATTACCAATGAGGTAGAGGACGTAAACCGCGTGGTGCTGGACGTGACGTCCAAGCCACCAGGGACCATCGAGTGGGAGTAA
- a CDS encoding GuaB3 family IMP dehydrogenase-related protein — protein sequence MQEYVDIGRGRSARRVYGLDQVDIVPSRRTRSSHDVDTTWKIDAYTFDFPVMAHPTDAVVSPEFAIEFGKLGGLPVINAEGLWGRAADLDGALREVVGAARSSLYADAASGDAPITMDLGAANKVLQRLHSQPLDEELLLERLSQVRDSGVRFAVRVSPQHAAELAPTIIKSGLDMLVIQGTLVSAEHVHRDGEPLNLKEFIGSLDVPVIAGGVVDYTTAMHMMRTGAAGVIVGSGDTTNNDSLGIDVPMATAIADAAAARRDYLDETGGRYVHVIADSGLQTSGQVAKAIACGADAVALGAPLSVADSAGAPEWFWPSTAAHPKAPRGEVAFTGESGALSLEELLFGPTSNPYGTENIIGSLRRSMAKCGYTDLKSFQKVDLVVR from the coding sequence ATGCAGGAATACGTTGATATCGGGCGTGGCCGTTCGGCCCGCCGAGTCTACGGACTAGACCAGGTGGACATCGTCCCCTCCCGTCGAACTCGAAGCTCCCACGACGTCGACACGACGTGGAAAATCGATGCTTACACCTTCGATTTCCCGGTGATGGCCCACCCCACCGACGCTGTTGTGAGCCCGGAATTCGCCATCGAATTCGGCAAGTTGGGCGGTCTGCCAGTCATCAATGCTGAAGGACTGTGGGGCCGAGCTGCGGACCTTGATGGCGCCCTGCGCGAGGTCGTGGGTGCCGCTCGTTCTTCCCTTTACGCCGATGCGGCTTCCGGCGATGCCCCCATCACCATGGACTTGGGTGCAGCCAACAAGGTGCTGCAGAGGCTGCATTCGCAGCCGTTGGATGAAGAACTGCTGCTCGAGCGCCTGAGCCAGGTGCGGGATTCTGGTGTGCGCTTCGCAGTACGTGTGTCCCCGCAGCATGCAGCGGAATTGGCTCCGACGATCATCAAGTCTGGCCTCGACATGCTCGTGATTCAGGGAACACTGGTCTCCGCTGAGCACGTGCACCGCGACGGTGAGCCGCTGAACCTCAAGGAGTTCATTGGGTCCCTCGACGTGCCGGTCATTGCTGGTGGTGTGGTGGACTACACCACGGCGATGCACATGATGCGCACCGGTGCGGCAGGTGTGATCGTTGGTTCGGGCGATACGACAAATAACGATTCTCTGGGTATCGATGTTCCGATGGCCACTGCGATTGCCGATGCTGCGGCTGCTCGTAGGGATTACCTCGATGAAACCGGCGGACGCTACGTGCACGTCATCGCTGATTCTGGCCTGCAGACTTCCGGCCAGGTGGCCAAGGCCATCGCCTGTGGTGCGGATGCCGTGGCGCTGGGTGCCCCGCTGTCGGTTGCCGATAGTGCCGGTGCGCCGGAATGGTTCTGGCCGTCTACCGCAGCTCACCCGAAGGCACCTCGCGGTGAGGTGGCCTTCACCGGGGAAAGTGGCGCACTGTCGCTCGAGGAGCTGCTCTTCGGGCCTACATCTAACCCCTACGGCACGGAGAACATCATCGGTAGTCTCCGCCGTTCCATGGCGAAGTGTGGTTACACGGATCTCAAGAGTTTCCAGAAGGTGGATCTAGTCGTCCGCTAG